ACACCCACGCAGCTTTCCCCATCCCATTCCTGCCCCAGACTGCAACGCATCCACTGCAGGCCTGTTTCCAGGTCCGTAAGGGTTCCGTTACCATTATCATAATACCGATCCGTAAAAGCCCTTTCCATATAAAGAAGGGCGGCATTCTGCATGCCCGCTTCCGTCAGCCGTTTTTCCATGGAAAGCATCAGGTGCTGCTCCGTGCTGGCACCCACAAAAACATCCTCGCGGATGGTGTAATACTCCATTTCCGCATCTATGGGCCGGTACCCCTCCACCCGATAAAAACCTTTTTCCAGTCGAATACTGAAAGACCGGCTTTCCATTTCAGGCGTATTCCCCCTGCGTTGTCCATCAATAAAGATCTGTGCATCACCGGGACGGGAGGCAATATGCAGCACACCATACTCCTTCTCTCCCGTACAGGCCACAAGCAGCAGCCAGCATCCCAGAAGGAAAAATCCCCCGCGAAAGAACCGATCAGACACAGAATTTGTATCCTGTCTGCCAAAGCAATTCACAATTGCAATCCCTCCACAGGGTCCGACTCATTTTTTGCACGGCCATCCGGCTGTTCCCATATAACATGAATTTTCACATCCGGCCCGAGACTACGTGTAACAGGACACAATCCCGCTGCACGCTCCAGCTTTCTTTGCAGAGACACATCCAGCATACAGGGAGGCCGTATCTTCACAGAAAAACCGGCTATACGCCGGGGAGAATCCGCCATTTCTTTTTCAATATCCAGAGAAAAAGCAGCGGTATCATAACCGGATCGCTCCAGCATACTCTCCATGACAGCCAGCATACAGGTGCCAAGAGCTGCCCCCACAAGATCTGTGGGTGAAGGCAGGGGTTTCCCTCCGGTACAGGAAGCAGAAGCCTGTACCGAAATGGCGGTGTCAACGCCCTCTTTCCGAAAAAGATACTCTCCTTTTCCAAGCCCTGCTACACGGATTGCTGCCATGGGCACCCCCTGAAAACGACTATTGATTATCGAGCGGCACCATACCCAAATTTTCTGACATTGTTAACCCCTAAAAATCATTTCATGCAAACGGACAAACATAAAAACCTACTTTTACTAACTATTCAAACTGCCACCGGGAAGAAGAGGCCCCTTACCTTCAGGAAGGGAATGGAGGCTCCTTGCCGGACAAAAAAACAGGATGTCGCAATTCCTTACCCGATATGACAGCGCAAAGGAATTTCCTGCCACCCCGAAAAAAACCTGCCCCTTACCGCCATGAACCCGGGATAAAAAAGCCTTATCGCCCCTGCCGGACAGGATGAAGCCACACTCCCTTCACAAACCACCGGATTCATTGTCAGCGATTTTTCCGATATCTCTCCAGCCATTCCCGCTTAAAGGATTCGAAACGATTCTCCTCTATGGCCACGCGAATATCTGTCATAAGATCCTGATAAAAAGTAAGATTATGAATGGTCGCAAGGGTTTCTGCCAGAGGGTCGCCGGAAAAGAAAAGATACCGGAGAACCATACGGGAAAACGTACGGCAGGTATAACAGGAACAATGCGTATCCAGAGGATACCGGTCTTTACGGAAATTTTTGTTTTTAATACGTAATTTCCCCATACGGGTGAAAAGGGTCCCCTGGCGGGCATAGCGGGTGGGAATGACACAGTCAAACATATCCATACCCTGATGAACGGCCTCCAGAATATCCTCAGGGAGTCCCACTCCCATAAGGTAACGCGGCAGATCTTCGGGCAGACAGGGTGCTGTCACACTCACAACACGGCGCATAAGATCAAAACCCTCTCCCACACTCACGCCGCCGATGGCAAATCCGTCAAAGGGAATGGAGGTAATCTCCTTTGCACTTTTCCGTCTCAGGTCATCATAAATGCCTCCCTGCACGATACCGAAAAGGAACTGATGCTCCTGCAGTGCGGATGCCCGGCATCTTCTTGCCCACGCCGTTGTCAGTGCCAGGGATTCTTCCACATATTTCCGGTCTGCCGTATGGGAAACGCATTCATCAAAAGCCATCACAATATCCGCACCCAGATCCCGCTGAATTTCCATGGACCTTTCCGGTGTCAGCTGAACCCTTTCTCCTTCTTCTTCATAGGAGAAGGTCACACCCTCATCACTGATCACGCGATCCGGCAGAGAGAACACCTGAAAACCACCCGAGTCCGTAAGAATGGTCTGATTCCACCCCATGAAGCGGTGAAGTCCTCCCACATATTTCACGGATGCAAGACGATCACCCAGAGAGAGGTGATAGGTATTGGCCAGAAGAACCTGAGACCCGCTTTCCTCCACATCTTTTGCAGGCGTTGAATGAACATAGCCTGCCGTTCCCACGGGCATGAACGCCGGTGTCTGCACCGACCCGTGGTGGGTGGTGAACTCTCCCCTCCGGGCACCGCTTTTGTCCTTTGCAAGCATTGTAAACTGAATATCTTTTTGCGCCATGCGCTTTTTCCTTTCCAACCAAGCTGATAGAAAAATAAATAAAAGACAGCAAACACCGGCCGACTCCCATTCCGGAGAAAGGAAGCCCTCCCCCATGCCGACTGCCTCCGCTTCGCAGCGGTCTGATGCAGCAAAGAGCTGCCCCCATTTTACACCCAAAAGACATTCCGCTGTTCCGCTGCATGCCGTTTACAAAAGAGACGGTTTTCGTTACCGTAGGGCTCCAACGGAGAAAGACTCTCCGACGTGCTCATAACCTGCAACCTCCAGATACGGAAAACAACATGCTTCGCTCTGTGCTTGTTCTTCTTTTACTCTTCACTTTCACCGGCCCGGCCCTTGCCGGGGAAAAAACAGTTCAGGCCATGGAAGCCCGGTATCAGGGGCTGTGTTTTTCAGCACGCTTTCACCAGATATCCGTTCTCAGCGCCATGAACATTTCGGAAAAAGCCGAAGGGAGGGTTATCTTTGCCCATCCAGGACGTATGCGCTGGGAATATGAGACTCCGG
This window of the Desulfobotulus pelophilus genome carries:
- the tgt gene encoding tRNA guanosine(34) transglycosylase Tgt encodes the protein MAQKDIQFTMLAKDKSGARRGEFTTHHGSVQTPAFMPVGTAGYVHSTPAKDVEESGSQVLLANTYHLSLGDRLASVKYVGGLHRFMGWNQTILTDSGGFQVFSLPDRVISDEGVTFSYEEEGERVQLTPERSMEIQRDLGADIVMAFDECVSHTADRKYVEESLALTTAWARRCRASALQEHQFLFGIVQGGIYDDLRRKSAKEITSIPFDGFAIGGVSVGEGFDLMRRVVSVTAPCLPEDLPRYLMGVGLPEDILEAVHQGMDMFDCVIPTRYARQGTLFTRMGKLRIKNKNFRKDRYPLDTHCSCYTCRTFSRMVLRYLFFSGDPLAETLATIHNLTFYQDLMTDIRVAIEENRFESFKREWLERYRKNR
- a CDS encoding OsmC family protein, whose amino-acid sequence is MAAIRVAGLGKGEYLFRKEGVDTAISVQASASCTGGKPLPSPTDLVGAALGTCMLAVMESMLERSGYDTAAFSLDIEKEMADSPRRIAGFSVKIRPPCMLDVSLQRKLERAAGLCPVTRSLGPDVKIHVIWEQPDGRAKNESDPVEGLQL
- a CDS encoding Lcl domain-containing protein, with amino-acid sequence MSDRFFRGGFFLLGCWLLLVACTGEKEYGVLHIASRPGDAQIFIDGQRRGNTPEMESRSFSIRLEKGFYRVEGYRPIDAEMEYYTIREDVFVGASTEQHLMLSMEKRLTEAGMQNAALLYMERAFTDRYYDNGNGTLTDLETGLQWMRCSLGQEWDGESCVGVAEADSWTRAMDRARAFNMSGGYAGKKDWRVPAAEELISIVFCSSGYPDHWNTTGQPCEGIYRRPAVLEPAFPNTPSTWFWTSSEDAFNPGSAKVVFFHYGSSRSGDKSNEKCVRLVRDSGL